From Coffea arabica cultivar ET-39 chromosome 2e, Coffea Arabica ET-39 HiFi, whole genome shotgun sequence, the proteins below share one genomic window:
- the LOC140036499 gene encoding branchpoint-bridging protein-like, which yields MASIPPSPELDVQPIHGLTTELSLGKDNIVGEEPEWDTKDEFCNRTETKSLGQSFIPLLSCHDKDVTELIEDQSENASQQHRLKSFSNLYGDDHGCLNQKKRALNVEALKPSDQLQQKFRSQGDIKCESDFTDAIRDSEIGNGALKSPQNSSESNLLEERAGSSGKCRRTRLASEQSCEIGESDGTNKRRKTRWDVDDAQIKLLGPMHLSEFYNKFKESELDPEINDLKMQLVEINSKLQSSDVQDDRPEEERYPSPEPMYNNLGIRINTREVRLRRRLSDERTLIISKLVEKNPTFKTPLKPKLTKLFKKLYVPVKEYPTYNFIGLIIGPRGNTQKKMEKETGAKIYLRGKGALKALEKRGQAGNEDLHVRVEADNKRSLDAAVAMIEKLLIPFADGVNVHKRAQLAELARLEGTYKDKNTCNTCKEQGHREYAWPFRKSTFRGITCDSCGSFCHPTSNCPMSSQSYKPSWNSFGLGCKACWASTSSSSR from the coding sequence ATGGCATCTATTCCTCCATCTCCAGAACTTGATGTGCAACCAATTCATGGACTAACAACAGAACTTTCTCTCGGGAAGGATAATATTGTTGGGGAGGAACCTGAATGGGATACAAAAGATGAATTCTGCAACAGAACAGAGACAAAATCTCTGGGGCAATCTTTTATTCCCTTACTATCATGCCATGATAAAGATGTTACTGAACTGATTGAGGATCAAAGTGAAAACGCTTCACAACAGCACAGGCTCAAGTCCTTCTCCAACCTTTATGGGGATGATCATGGCTGCTTGAACCAAAAAAAGAGGGCATTGAATGTAGAGGCACTTAAGCCATCTGATCAATTACAACAGAAGTTCCGGAGCCAGGGAGATATTAAATGTGAGTCAGATTTTACGGATGCTATAAGAGACTCTGAGATTGGGAATGGAGCTTTGAAGAGTCCACAGAACAGTAGTGAAAGTAATCTGCTGGAGGAGCGTGCTGGGAGTTCTGGAAAATGTAGGCGTACTCGCTTGGCTTCTGAACAATCATGTGAAATAGGTGAAAGTGATGGAACTaataaaagaaggaaaaccAGATGGGATGTTGATGATGCTCAGATAAAATTGCTTGGTCCCATGCATCTTTCTGAATTTTATAACAAGTTCAAAGAGTCTGAATTGGATCCAGAGATTAACGATTTGAAAATGCAACTTGTGGAGATAAATAGCAAGCTCCAAAGCTCAGACGTTCAGGATGATAGGCCCGAGGAAGAAAGATATCCTTCCCCAGAGCCTATGTACAACAACCTTGGCATAAGAATAAATACACGTGAGGTGAGGCTGCGCAGAAGACTTTCAGATGAGCGTACACTTATTATCTCCAAGTTAGTAGAGAAGAACCCTACATTTAAAACTCCTTTGAAGCCAAAGCTTACTAAGCTTTTTAAGAAACTTTACGTTCCAGTGAAAGAGTATCCAACATACAATTTTATTGGTCTTATAATTGGTCCACGAGGAAATACACAGAAGAAAATGGAGAAGGAAACTGGTGCAAAAATTTACTTGAGGGGCAAAGGTGCTCTAAAAGCTTTGGAGAAACGAGGACAAGCTGGCAATGAAGATTTGCATGTCCGTGTGGAAGCTGATAATAAAAGATCCTTGGATGCTGCAGTAGCAATGATAGAGAAGCTTCTGATTCCTTTTGCTGATGGAGTCAATGTTCATAAAAGAGCTCAACTAGCCGAGCTTGCCAGATTGGAGGGAACTTACAAGGACAAGAATACATGCAATACCTGCAAGGAGCAAGGACACAGAGAATACGCCTGGCCCTTCCGAAAATCCACTTTTAGGGGGATTACTTGCGACTCATGTGGAAGTTTTTGCCATCCGACATCAAATTGCCCAATGTCATCTCAATCATACAAGCCGTCATGGAACTCTTTTGGACTTGGCTGTAAGGCTTGCTGGGCATCCACATCCAGCAGTAGCAGATAA